The Gracilimonas sp. genome includes a region encoding these proteins:
- a CDS encoding HipA N-terminal domain-containing protein, translating into MRTARITRNGERVGALIQYHKKSYEFIYDDDWFQDSAKPPVSLTMPKTQKVYQSDHLFPYFFNMLTEGNNRAYQHQYYEIHLQDHFGLLLAIGNFDPIGAIHVISMISEEFDE; encoded by the coding sequence ATGAGAACAGCAAGAATTACTAGAAACGGAGAAAGGGTTGGTGCATTAATTCAATACCACAAAAAATCTTATGAATTTATATATGATGATGACTGGTTTCAGGATTCAGCAAAACCTCCGGTTAGTCTTACCATGCCAAAAACCCAAAAAGTTTATCAGTCAGATCATCTATTCCCATATTTTTTCAATATGTTGACAGAGGGGAACAACAGAGCTTATCAGCATCAGTACTACGAAATTCACCTACAAGACCATTTTGGATTGTTATTAGCTATCGGAAATTTTGATCCGATTGGAGCAATCCATGTAATCTCTATGATTAGTGAAGAGTTTGATGAATAG
- a CDS encoding type IV toxin-antitoxin system AbiEi family antitoxin, with protein MRLKQGVYCVIPYEEDPGNYMPEWHVLPEYLVSDGEYYIGYYSAMEIHNLITQPSLKEQVVVSKQVKPSIQKIKDVTFQFIYHNEKHFFGYKKKWINSYDKVWCSDLEKTLVDCLYKPDYAGGIVEVARGLYKRKDDISYDKLLEYIIKFDSQVVIKRLGFILEMLEIETDIIPKLQKLKTASFTVLDTELPKKGKMYSRWSIRQNLDTETIKSAINT; from the coding sequence ATGAGGTTAAAACAAGGAGTGTATTGTGTAATACCATATGAAGAAGATCCTGGTAATTATATGCCTGAATGGCACGTGTTACCGGAATATTTAGTATCCGATGGTGAATACTACATCGGATATTATTCGGCTATGGAAATTCATAATCTGATCACACAGCCTTCCCTAAAAGAACAGGTAGTGGTATCAAAGCAGGTGAAGCCAAGCATCCAAAAGATCAAAGATGTGACGTTTCAATTTATCTACCATAATGAAAAGCATTTCTTTGGGTATAAAAAGAAATGGATAAACTCATATGATAAAGTTTGGTGCTCTGATCTGGAAAAGACGCTGGTCGATTGTCTGTATAAACCGGATTATGCCGGGGGAATAGTGGAAGTAGCTCGTGGGCTTTATAAGAGAAAAGACGATATCTCTTATGATAAGCTGTTAGAATATATCATCAAATTTGATTCTCAGGTTGTGATTAAACGCTTGGGGTTTATACTGGAAATGCTTGAAATTGAGACGGACATTATCCCGAAATTGCAGAAGCTTAAAACAGCCTCTTTCACCGTATTAGATACTGAGCTTCCCAAAAAAGGAAAAATGTACAGTCGCTGGAGTATTCGCCAAAATTTGGATACAGAAACAATTAAATCCGCTATTAATACCTAG
- a CDS encoding DUF2779 domain-containing protein, with protein sequence MANNYLTKSKFTHCLECPTKLYYKNHEDEYATSQDDNDFLQALAEGGIQVGELAKLYYPGGVEIPYSRDKSVSIEQTKELLQQDEVVIYEAAIQHGLTYSLVDILVKEGNEIKLIEVKSKSWESGESFYKQNGELYPKWHKYLYDVAFQTWVMQKAYPEFNVRPYLMLIDKGVPTSVDGLHQYFKIVENEEGRSEVKLTENRSDIELGDPIMTTIDVSNEVALIFNGEAREPESKLEAKDFDQWIEGLCELIRKDEKYPVTIGAKCRNCEHRVNPEKLNGKKAGFNECWKEALNWSEKELAKPHAFDVWYADSKKYIDDEIYLMEEITPEYLDVDEDSLYQQPIWDSRDERKLAQVMKMTGRHDASEVILPGLFQEMESWTYPLHFIDFEGIAPAIPFHKGCYPYKKIPFQFSMHNVYDDGRVEHAAEWVDKRKGVYPGFDFVRELKKVLEQDEGSVFMYHHYEKTTLNDVKRRLLESEEPDREELIAWIDTLVTKGAPRELIDQQWLVVKYYYSVYMGGSNSIKDVLPAVLNESETLKQIYSNPYSGLSMKDKVLYQTNENGKVINPYKLLDPVGYGIPDESEDVEIELESGERITEGGTAMMAWARMQFDDLPEEERDRVFEALLRYCELDTLAMVMIYQHWEFLKD encoded by the coding sequence ATGGCCAACAATTACTTAACTAAATCCAAGTTCACACATTGTCTGGAATGCCCAACAAAGCTCTACTACAAAAACCACGAAGACGAGTATGCCACTTCACAAGACGACAATGATTTCCTACAAGCTTTAGCTGAAGGCGGTATCCAAGTTGGGGAATTAGCCAAGCTGTACTATCCCGGTGGCGTTGAGATTCCTTATTCCAGAGATAAATCTGTTTCCATTGAGCAGACTAAAGAATTGCTTCAACAAGATGAGGTTGTAATTTATGAAGCAGCTATCCAACATGGATTGACATATTCCTTGGTTGATATCCTTGTTAAAGAGGGCAACGAGATCAAACTCATTGAGGTAAAATCAAAGTCTTGGGAATCGGGCGAAAGCTTCTACAAGCAAAATGGAGAGTTATACCCAAAGTGGCATAAGTATCTCTACGATGTAGCCTTCCAGACCTGGGTGATGCAAAAGGCTTATCCTGAATTCAATGTTCGTCCTTATCTCATGTTGATTGATAAAGGGGTTCCAACCAGTGTGGACGGCTTGCATCAGTACTTTAAGATCGTGGAGAATGAAGAAGGGCGGAGTGAAGTCAAGTTGACTGAAAACCGATCTGATATTGAGTTGGGCGATCCGATTATGACCACCATTGATGTCTCGAATGAAGTAGCCCTCATCTTTAACGGGGAAGCTCGAGAGCCGGAAAGCAAACTGGAAGCCAAAGACTTTGATCAGTGGATTGAGGGATTGTGTGAGCTGATTCGTAAAGATGAAAAATACCCGGTGACCATAGGAGCCAAATGCCGGAATTGTGAGCATCGGGTGAACCCCGAAAAGCTGAACGGTAAAAAAGCCGGGTTTAATGAGTGCTGGAAAGAAGCGTTGAATTGGAGCGAAAAAGAACTTGCCAAACCACATGCCTTTGATGTGTGGTACGCCGATTCAAAAAAGTATATAGATGATGAGATCTATCTCATGGAGGAGATCACTCCAGAGTATTTGGACGTAGATGAAGACTCTTTGTACCAACAGCCGATTTGGGATAGCAGAGATGAGCGAAAACTGGCTCAGGTTATGAAAATGACCGGCCGGCATGATGCTAGTGAAGTGATCCTGCCCGGACTATTCCAGGAAATGGAAAGCTGGACCTATCCTCTGCACTTCATCGACTTTGAGGGTATTGCTCCGGCTATTCCGTTTCACAAAGGGTGTTATCCCTATAAAAAGATACCCTTTCAGTTTTCTATGCATAACGTTTACGATGATGGAAGAGTAGAACATGCGGCTGAATGGGTGGACAAAAGAAAGGGCGTGTATCCGGGCTTTGATTTTGTACGGGAACTCAAGAAAGTCCTGGAACAGGATGAAGGCAGCGTGTTTATGTATCATCATTATGAAAAGACGACCTTGAATGATGTGAAAAGACGCCTATTGGAATCTGAAGAACCGGATCGGGAAGAACTGATTGCCTGGATTGATACGCTGGTCACCAAAGGAGCACCACGAGAACTCATTGATCAGCAGTGGCTGGTTGTGAAGTATTACTACTCGGTGTACATGGGCGGTTCCAACAGCATCAAAGATGTATTACCCGCTGTTTTAAACGAAAGTGAAACCCTCAAGCAAATTTATTCCAATCCTTATTCAGGATTAAGCATGAAAGACAAAGTGCTCTACCAAACCAATGAAAACGGAAAGGTGATCAATCCCTATAAGCTGCTTGATCCGGTGGGCTATGGCATTCCGGATGAATCCGAAGATGTGGAAATAGAACTGGAATCCGGGGAACGAATCACCGAAGGTGGCACCGCCATGATGGCCTGGGCACGCATGCAGTTTGATGATTTGCCGGAAGAGGAGCGGGATAGGGTGTTTGAGGCTTTACTGCGTTATTGTGAGTTGGATACGCTGGCCATGGTGATGATTTATCAGCATTGGGAGTTTTTGAAAGATTAA
- a CDS encoding type I restriction endonuclease subunit R — translation MTKESQIEEQLIEQLQELKYTYRSDITDRDSLEANFKKKFESLNRVHLSESEFLRLREDIIEPDVFEASKKLRERQYFQREDGTPLHYTLVNINEWCKNEFEVIRQLRINTENSNQRYDLVLLINGLPVVQIELKRLDISPRKAMQQIVDYKNEPGNGYGNTLMCFMQLFIVSNRSNTIYFANNKNQHFQFNADEQFLPIYQLADESNKKITHLEPFTKKFLSKCTLGEMISKYMVLVESEQKMLVMRPYQIYAVKAIVDCIDQNRGNGYIWHTTGSGKTLTSFKASTLLKSNPNIEKCLFVVDRKDLDRQTREEFNKFQEGSVEENTNTEMLVRRLLSTDYADKVIVTTIQKLGLALDGGYKRNYKERLEPLSDKRMVFIFDECHRSQFGVNHQAIKEFFPNAQLFGFTGTPIFDDNANYKIREGQYEKYKTTETVFEKQLHAYTITHAIDDKNVLRFHIDYFKGKGDQNPKPGTGIAQHAVAEAIIDKHNKATNQRKFNAIFATSSINNAIEYYRIFSELQEEKKTENEDYVPLNIACVFSPPAQLIAKEGDKRSQRNAADIQQLQEDLAQEKEDNKHNPEEKKEALMEIIADYNTQYGTNHSINEFDLYYQDVQSRIKDQKFSNKDYPHKNKIDITIVVDMLLTGFDSKYLNTLYVDKNLNYHGLIQAFSRTNRVLNDSKPYGNILDFRSQQESVNEAITLFSGEDAGKAKEVWMVDPAPVVIDKYQEAVEKLGVFMQEHDLVNEPGEVYNLRGDAAKVAFIKNFKEVQRLKTQLDQYTDLDEEQQASIEKILPEETLQEFRSSYLETAKHLRDIQQKEGEDAPEDIQQLDFEFVLFASAVIDYDYIMNLVADSTQKKPSKQKMSKAQVISLLKSNSNLMEEEEDLTDYINSLDWDSGKDVQTLREGYETFKIEKHEKELAAIANKHGLQTADLKSFVEQIMSRMIFDGENLTDLLEPLELSWKERRTKELALMEDLVPQLKKLAEGREISGLAAYE, via the coding sequence ATGACCAAAGAAAGTCAGATTGAAGAACAATTAATTGAGCAGCTGCAGGAGCTGAAATATACCTATAGATCTGATATTACGGATAGGGATTCGTTGGAAGCAAACTTCAAAAAGAAGTTTGAATCGCTTAATCGGGTACACTTATCAGAGAGTGAATTTCTACGGCTTAGAGAAGATATTATTGAGCCGGATGTTTTTGAAGCTTCTAAAAAGCTTCGTGAAAGACAATACTTCCAACGAGAAGATGGTACACCCCTTCATTACACTTTAGTGAACATTAATGAGTGGTGTAAGAATGAATTTGAGGTTATTAGACAACTGCGTATCAATACAGAGAACAGCAATCAGAGGTATGATTTAGTACTTTTGATTAATGGTCTACCAGTTGTACAGATTGAACTGAAGAGATTAGACATCTCACCACGGAAAGCCATGCAGCAGATCGTGGATTATAAGAATGAGCCCGGCAATGGGTACGGAAATACTTTGATGTGTTTCATGCAGTTGTTCATAGTGAGCAACAGAAGCAATACGATTTATTTTGCCAACAATAAAAATCAGCACTTTCAATTCAATGCTGATGAGCAGTTTTTGCCCATTTACCAACTGGCAGATGAGAGCAATAAAAAAATTACTCACCTTGAACCGTTCACCAAGAAATTTCTCTCCAAGTGTACATTGGGTGAAATGATCAGTAAATATATGGTGCTGGTGGAAAGCGAGCAGAAAATGCTGGTCATGCGGCCATATCAGATCTATGCAGTAAAAGCTATTGTAGATTGTATAGATCAAAATCGGGGTAATGGGTATATATGGCATACTACAGGAAGTGGTAAAACGCTTACTTCTTTTAAGGCTTCTACACTGCTAAAGAGCAATCCAAATATCGAAAAGTGTCTTTTTGTGGTTGACCGAAAAGATCTTGATCGACAAACCCGAGAGGAATTCAATAAATTTCAGGAGGGTAGTGTAGAAGAAAATACCAATACCGAAATGTTGGTTAGGCGTTTACTCTCCACGGACTATGCAGATAAGGTTATTGTAACTACTATTCAGAAATTAGGATTGGCCTTGGATGGTGGCTACAAAAGAAATTATAAAGAACGACTGGAGCCTCTAAGCGATAAACGCATGGTATTCATCTTTGATGAGTGTCACCGCTCACAATTTGGAGTTAACCATCAGGCTATAAAAGAGTTTTTTCCAAATGCCCAACTTTTTGGTTTTACCGGGACTCCCATATTTGATGATAATGCAAATTATAAAATCCGGGAAGGGCAATATGAAAAGTACAAGACCACAGAAACCGTCTTTGAAAAACAGCTTCATGCTTACACAATTACTCATGCTATAGATGATAAAAACGTACTACGATTTCATATAGATTACTTTAAAGGGAAGGGGGATCAAAATCCGAAACCAGGAACTGGAATTGCTCAACATGCTGTAGCAGAAGCGATTATCGACAAGCACAATAAAGCGACCAATCAGCGTAAATTTAATGCCATTTTTGCCACCTCATCCATTAATAATGCGATTGAATACTACCGTATATTCAGTGAACTTCAAGAAGAAAAGAAAACTGAAAATGAAGACTATGTTCCGCTCAATATTGCCTGTGTATTTTCTCCTCCGGCACAATTAATTGCTAAGGAAGGAGACAAGAGAAGCCAGAGAAATGCGGCCGATATACAGCAATTGCAGGAAGATTTGGCTCAGGAAAAAGAAGATAACAAGCATAATCCTGAGGAAAAGAAAGAAGCTTTAATGGAAATTATTGCTGACTACAATACTCAGTACGGCACCAATCACAGCATCAATGAATTTGACTTGTACTATCAGGATGTGCAAAGCCGGATTAAAGACCAGAAATTTAGCAACAAGGATTATCCGCATAAAAACAAGATTGATATAACCATTGTGGTAGATATGTTGCTTACCGGATTTGATTCCAAATACCTCAACACCCTATATGTAGATAAGAACTTAAACTATCATGGATTGATCCAGGCGTTTTCGCGGACCAATCGGGTATTAAATGATAGTAAACCCTATGGGAATATTTTAGATTTCCGCTCTCAGCAGGAATCAGTAAATGAGGCTATTACCCTCTTTTCTGGTGAAGATGCTGGAAAAGCCAAAGAAGTCTGGATGGTTGATCCTGCTCCTGTTGTAATTGATAAATACCAAGAAGCTGTGGAGAAACTGGGCGTATTCATGCAAGAACATGATTTGGTGAACGAGCCGGGGGAAGTGTACAACCTGAGAGGTGATGCAGCGAAGGTTGCTTTCATAAAAAACTTTAAGGAAGTACAACGTCTTAAAACCCAGCTTGATCAGTACACGGATTTGGATGAAGAACAACAGGCTTCTATCGAAAAAATTCTTCCTGAAGAGACTTTACAAGAATTCAGGAGTTCTTATTTAGAAACAGCTAAGCATCTGCGAGATATACAACAAAAAGAAGGCGAAGATGCGCCTGAAGATATTCAGCAGCTGGATTTTGAGTTCGTACTCTTCGCTTCTGCGGTAATTGATTATGATTACATCATGAACCTGGTAGCTGACAGCACGCAGAAGAAACCTTCCAAGCAAAAAATGTCCAAGGCCCAGGTCATAAGTCTTTTGAAGTCCAATTCCAACCTGATGGAGGAAGAGGAAGACCTGACGGATTACATTAACAGTCTGGATTGGGACAGTGGAAAGGATGTACAAACACTTCGAGAAGGCTATGAAACCTTTAAAATAGAAAAGCATGAAAAAGAATTGGCAGCTATTGCGAATAAACACGGTTTACAAACGGCTGACTTAAAAAGCTTTGTAGAACAGATTATGAGCCGAATGATATTTGACGGGGAAAACCTCACCGATTTACTGGAACCTTTAGAACTTAGCTGGAAAGAACGCAGAACCAAAGAACTGGCATTGATGGAAGACTTAGTTCCACAATTAAAAAAACTGGCTGAAGGGCGTGAAATTTCGGGGCTAGCTGCTTATGAGTAA
- a CDS encoding restriction endonuclease subunit S, whose translation MSKENKLTPELRFPEFDKDGNWKLAPFNKLYSLKITNSFSRNKLNLETGSVKNIHYGDIHTQFSTLFDITKEKVPFINPDVSIEGIDQENYCSEGDIIMADASEDLDDIGKSIEIVNLNNEKLLSGLHTLQARQIKPNFIIGFGGYLFKSAAIRKQIKRQAQGAKVLGISKGRISEINVYYPEKKEEQQKIVDCLSSLDELITAHKNKLDSLKDHKKSLLQNFFPHDKRKKPKYRFPEFEKEGDWEMGKFSKYIKLDRGSSPRPIREYRTKSDDGVNWIKIGDTGADDDFKISSVEEKITQKGAEKSRRVSKGELILANSMSYGKTYEIDIDGCIYDGWFVLREYEESFDKQFLLQLLNSDYMQYQYEKYAAGGIVKNISSKIVYNTVLPRPSLDEQKKIASCLSECDELIHAEKDKLEELELHKKGLMQGLFPKISN comes from the coding sequence ATGAGTAAAGAGAATAAATTGACACCTGAGTTACGGTTTCCGGAGTTTGATAAGGATGGAAATTGGAAGCTGGCACCATTTAATAAATTATATTCATTAAAGATTACAAACTCATTTTCCAGAAATAAGCTAAACCTAGAAACGGGCTCAGTAAAAAATATTCATTATGGTGATATACATACTCAATTTTCAACACTTTTTGATATAACTAAGGAAAAAGTTCCCTTCATTAATCCAGATGTTTCTATCGAAGGAATAGATCAAGAAAATTATTGCTCTGAAGGTGACATAATAATGGCTGATGCCTCAGAAGATTTAGATGACATTGGCAAAAGCATTGAAATAGTAAATTTAAATAATGAAAAACTACTATCTGGTCTTCATACTCTACAGGCTAGACAAATAAAACCAAATTTCATTATCGGTTTTGGTGGTTATTTATTTAAATCTGCAGCTATACGAAAACAGATAAAGAGACAGGCTCAAGGAGCAAAAGTTTTAGGGATTTCTAAGGGAAGAATTTCTGAAATAAATGTCTATTACCCTGAAAAAAAAGAAGAACAACAAAAAATCGTTGACTGTCTTTCTTCTTTAGATGAATTGATAACCGCCCATAAAAATAAGTTAGATTCTCTCAAAGACCACAAAAAGAGCTTGTTACAAAACTTCTTTCCTCATGACAAAAGAAAGAAACCTAAGTATCGTTTTCCAGAGTTTGAGAAAGAGGGGGACTGGGAAATGGGTAAATTTTCGAAATATATAAAATTAGATAGGGGAAGTTCACCACGCCCAATAAGAGAATATCGAACAAAAAGTGATGATGGAGTAAATTGGATTAAAATTGGTGACACCGGTGCTGATGATGATTTTAAAATCAGCTCCGTAGAGGAAAAAATAACGCAAAAAGGTGCAGAAAAATCCAGGAGAGTTAGTAAGGGCGAATTGATTTTGGCCAACTCCATGAGTTATGGTAAAACTTATGAAATAGATATTGATGGATGCATATACGATGGTTGGTTTGTCCTTCGGGAATATGAAGAATCATTTGATAAACAATTCCTTCTTCAGCTTCTCAATTCGGATTATATGCAATATCAGTACGAAAAATATGCTGCTGGCGGTATTGTGAAAAACATTAGTAGTAAAATTGTATATAACACGGTGCTCCCTAGGCCATCGCTAGATGAACAAAAGAAAATTGCCTCTTGTCTCTCGGAATGTGATGAATTAATCCATGCTGAAAAAGATAAATTAGAAGAGTTAGAGTTGCATAAAAAGGGCTTGATGCAAGGGCTATTTCCTAAAATAAGTAATTAA
- a CDS encoding AAA family ATPase, with translation MSDRTNFNSLEEVADHFRKYLTGDRRSEKEFILLFAHNGTGKTRLSMEFKELGKADEETRDTLYFNAFTEDLFVWDNDLEGNVNRALKLNKDSVFFEGLQELEMENRIGPIFQNYVDLNFFIDYDEYKVTFSRDIVVDGEQETISDIKISRGEENLFIWCFFIAICELAVDHVENEDGAYSWVKYIYIDDPISSLDENNAIAVACDLARLIKRDDNNIKTVVSTHHSLFFNVMFNELCRKIKNKCYFLHSNGLNNYELKNTGDTPFFHHIAVISELKKVAESDLIYTYHFNAMRSVLEKTASFFGYDKIDKCIHGLEDEVLFERALQLFSHGKYSVFDPREMGVDNKDLFKRILDGFLEKYEFDLPEIFNDEIQTEE, from the coding sequence ATGAGCGATCGTACAAATTTTAATAGCTTAGAAGAAGTTGCGGATCATTTTAGGAAATATTTAACTGGAGATCGTAGAAGTGAGAAAGAGTTTATACTACTCTTTGCACATAATGGGACTGGGAAGACAAGGTTATCCATGGAGTTTAAAGAGCTGGGTAAGGCAGATGAAGAAACTCGTGATACCTTATACTTTAATGCTTTTACAGAAGACCTGTTTGTTTGGGATAATGATCTTGAGGGGAATGTAAATAGAGCTTTAAAACTGAATAAGGATTCGGTCTTTTTTGAGGGTCTCCAGGAATTGGAAATGGAAAACCGTATTGGACCCATTTTTCAAAACTATGTAGACCTAAATTTCTTCATTGATTACGATGAGTATAAAGTAACTTTCTCAAGAGATATCGTAGTTGACGGAGAACAAGAAACCATTAGTGATATAAAAATATCAAGAGGAGAGGAAAATCTATTCATTTGGTGCTTTTTTATAGCAATATGCGAGTTAGCAGTTGACCATGTAGAAAATGAAGACGGGGCATACAGCTGGGTTAAATACATATATATAGATGATCCAATTTCATCGTTGGATGAAAATAATGCAATAGCTGTAGCTTGTGACTTGGCAAGGTTAATTAAAAGGGACGATAACAACATTAAGACCGTAGTCTCAACTCATCATAGTCTCTTTTTCAATGTCATGTTTAATGAGCTTTGCCGGAAAATTAAGAATAAATGCTACTTCTTACATTCAAATGGGTTAAATAATTATGAGTTAAAGAATACAGGTGATACTCCTTTTTTTCATCATATTGCAGTAATTAGTGAACTAAAAAAAGTAGCAGAATCAGATTTAATATATACTTATCACTTTAATGCAATGAGAAGTGTATTAGAAAAAACAGCAAGCTTTTTTGGATATGATAAAATTGATAAGTGTATCCATGGTTTAGAAGATGAAGTTCTTTTTGAAAGAGCTTTACAGTTATTTAGTCATGGTAAATATTCTGTATTTGATCCGAGAGAGATGGGAGTTGACAATAAGGACCTATTTAAAAGAATATTAGATGGATTTTTAGAAAAATATGAATTTGATCTTCCTGAAATATTCAATGACGAAATTCAAACTGAAGAATAA
- a CDS encoding type I restriction-modification system subunit M — translation MTKKQQQELGKTLWNIANQLRGAMNADSFRDYMLSFLFLKYLSTNYEASAKKELGSDYPDDTPPDVMEKLNANSPLQVWYAENEEFVPEFEKQMRRKVHYVIKPEHLWSNISEMARTQDGDLLVTLEKGFRYIENDSFENTFQGLFSEINLSSDKLGKTPKERNKKLCTIIQKIAEGIADFSTDTDTLGDAYEYLIGQFAAGSGKKAGEFYTPQQISTILSEIVTLDSQDPSTGKKNKLDNVLDFACGSGSLLLNVRKRVIENGGTIGKIYGQENNVTTYNLARMNMLLHGMKDTEFEIFHGDTLKNQWDVLNEMNPSKKTEFDAVVANPPFSLRWEPNDAMAEDFRFKSYGLAPKSAADFAFLLHGFHFLSQEGTMAIILPHGVLFRGGAEERIRTKLLKDNNIDTVIGLPSNLFYSTGIPVCILVLKKCKKEDDVLFINASEHYDSGKRQNSLGEEHISNIVDTYKDRNEADRYSRKVSLDEIEKNGFNLNISRYVSTAEAEPRVDLHEVNKKLVDLEKDITETTKKHNSFLEELGLPLLPLGDSESKE, via the coding sequence ATGACTAAGAAACAACAACAAGAGTTAGGTAAAACACTTTGGAACATAGCTAATCAATTGCGAGGGGCTATGAATGCTGATTCCTTTCGTGATTACATGCTTTCCTTTTTGTTTTTAAAGTATCTCTCAACGAACTATGAAGCATCGGCTAAGAAAGAGCTAGGATCAGATTATCCTGATGATACGCCTCCAGATGTAATGGAAAAGCTCAATGCAAATTCTCCACTACAAGTTTGGTATGCTGAGAATGAAGAGTTCGTACCTGAGTTTGAAAAACAAATGCGTAGAAAAGTACATTACGTTATCAAACCTGAACACCTCTGGAGTAACATTTCTGAAATGGCCCGGACTCAGGACGGCGACCTATTGGTTACTCTTGAAAAAGGGTTCCGTTACATTGAAAACGATTCGTTTGAGAATACGTTTCAAGGCTTGTTTTCAGAAATCAATCTGAGCTCTGACAAACTGGGTAAGACACCAAAAGAACGAAATAAAAAGCTCTGTACTATCATCCAGAAGATCGCAGAAGGGATTGCTGATTTCTCAACCGATACAGATACGCTTGGTGATGCCTATGAATATTTAATTGGCCAGTTTGCTGCCGGTTCAGGTAAAAAGGCGGGTGAATTTTATACCCCTCAACAAATCTCTACCATTCTCTCTGAGATCGTCACCTTAGACAGTCAAGATCCCTCAACGGGCAAGAAGAACAAACTGGATAATGTACTTGATTTCGCTTGCGGTTCCGGTTCCTTATTACTGAACGTTAGGAAGCGCGTTATAGAAAATGGTGGAACCATTGGTAAAATTTACGGGCAAGAAAATAACGTAACCACATACAACCTGGCCAGGATGAACATGCTCCTTCACGGGATGAAAGATACCGAGTTTGAGATTTTCCATGGTGACACTTTAAAAAACCAGTGGGACGTTTTGAATGAAATGAATCCTTCCAAAAAAACGGAGTTTGACGCCGTTGTTGCTAATCCACCCTTTAGTTTACGATGGGAGCCAAATGATGCCATGGCTGAAGATTTTCGATTCAAGAGTTATGGTTTAGCACCCAAATCAGCTGCCGATTTTGCATTCTTATTGCATGGTTTTCATTTTCTAAGTCAGGAAGGAACCATGGCAATTATTCTTCCACATGGTGTTCTATTTCGAGGTGGTGCAGAAGAACGAATTCGCACCAAATTACTCAAAGACAACAATATCGATACTGTGATAGGATTGCCTTCTAATCTGTTCTATTCGACTGGTATCCCTGTTTGTATTCTTGTGTTGAAAAAGTGTAAGAAGGAAGACGATGTACTTTTCATAAATGCGAGTGAGCACTATGATTCTGGGAAGAGGCAAAACTCACTTGGAGAAGAACACATCTCTAATATTGTCGATACTTACAAAGACAGAAATGAAGCTGACCGTTATTCTCGCAAAGTTTCATTGGATGAAATCGAAAAGAACGGTTTCAATCTAAACATTTCGAGATATGTGAGTACAGCAGAGGCGGAGCCTCGCGTAGATTTGCATGAGGTGAATAAAAAACTGGTGGATTTGGAAAAGGATATTACTGAGACTACAAAGAAGCATAATTCTTTTTTAGAGGAGTTGGGATTGCCTTTATTGCCTTTAGGTGATTCGGAGAGTAAGGAGTAA